In Providencia sneebia DSM 19967, one DNA window encodes the following:
- the pepT gene encoding peptidase T, translated as MDKLLERFFEYTSFDTQSKLNVKTAPSSTGQLKFARALVKELKDLDFDEINLSEQGCITASLPANVDWDVPPIGFISHLDTSPEFSGKNVCPQILENYRGGDIALGIGDEVLSPVMFPVLHEMIGKTLIMTDGKTLLGADDKAGIAEIITALVRLKANNVPHGKICIAFTPDEEIGRGAQYIDLKQFDARWAYTVDGGGVGELEYENFNAANVAIKIVGNNAHPGTAKGIMTNALTLANRIHAELPREETPENTEGYEGFYHLNSMKGSVEKAEMNYIIRDFDAQKFEARKKNIIRIAEKVGQGLHPNCYIELTIDDSYYNMHKEVMKHPHVIDIAYQAMKDCDIDPIIKPIRGGTDGAQLSYRGLPCPNIFTGGYNFHSKHEFITQEGMEQAVNVIMRIAELTAMRAK; from the coding sequence ATGGACAAACTCTTAGAAAGATTTTTTGAATATACCTCTTTTGACACACAGTCAAAATTAAATGTAAAAACCGCGCCTAGCAGTACGGGGCAGCTGAAATTTGCACGTGCTTTAGTCAAAGAGCTGAAAGACCTTGATTTTGATGAAATTAATTTATCAGAACAAGGCTGTATTACGGCAAGTTTACCTGCGAATGTTGATTGGGATGTACCGCCAATAGGTTTTATTTCCCATTTAGATACGTCTCCTGAATTCTCTGGTAAAAATGTGTGTCCGCAAATACTAGAAAATTACCGTGGTGGTGATATTGCGTTAGGTATCGGTGATGAAGTGTTATCACCGGTTATGTTTCCTGTTTTACATGAAATGATTGGCAAAACACTGATCATGACAGACGGAAAAACGTTATTAGGTGCAGATGATAAAGCCGGTATTGCTGAAATTATAACGGCTTTAGTGCGTTTGAAAGCGAATAATGTTCCACATGGTAAAATTTGTATTGCTTTTACACCTGATGAAGAAATTGGTCGTGGTGCGCAATATATTGACTTGAAACAATTTGATGCTCGTTGGGCATATACCGTTGATGGTGGTGGTGTTGGTGAATTAGAGTATGAAAATTTTAATGCTGCTAATGTTGCCATTAAAATTGTGGGTAATAATGCTCATCCTGGTACAGCAAAAGGGATAATGACTAATGCGTTAACATTAGCTAATCGTATTCATGCTGAATTACCTAGAGAAGAAACGCCAGAAAATACGGAAGGTTATGAAGGTTTCTATCATTTAAATTCAATGAAAGGCTCTGTCGAAAAAGCGGAAATGAATTATATTATTCGTGATTTTGATGCACAAAAATTTGAGGCTCGGAAGAAAAATATTATTCGTATTGCTGAAAAAGTAGGCCAAGGTTTACATCCAAATTGTTATATTGAGTTAACAATTGATGACAGCTACTACAATATGCACAAAGAAGTGATGAAACATCCTCATGTTATTGATATTGCTTACCAAGCAATGAAAGATTGCGATATTGACCCCATTATTAAACCAATTCGTGGTGGTACAGATGGTGCCCAATTATCTTATCGCGGTTTACCGTGTCCTAATATTTTTACGGGTGGTTATAATTTTCATAGTAAACATGAATTTATTACACAAGAAGGAATGGAACAGGCTGTGAATGTGATTATGCGTATTGCTGAACTTACTGCGATGAGAGCGAAATAA
- the phoQ gene encoding two-component system sensor histidine kinase PhoQ, which produces MWKKFKFKPLSLRARFLCATSAVILALTLSYGIVAILGYLISFDKTTYTLLRSQSNLIYSLAQWQNDKIDIRVPPNFTLNSPALIIIYNNKGQVLWRQREVPAIENLINKNWLKKEGLYEIDTDLKETRQLLQNNPEYRNKLEEMTEDDFPLTHSVSINKYEQSENLPPVTIVVVDTLPQDLQKTGVVWEWFGYVLLANLLLVIPLIWLAAYWSLRPIKSLVSQISSLEKGEREMMDENPPYELRGLVRNLNKLLTNERKRYSKYRTTLSDLTHSLKTPLAVLQSTLRSLRTGKQISIEQAEPIMLEQIGRISQQVGYYLHRASTQGDNNLMLREISSVPALVDSLASALHKVYQNKGVSITVDISPEMTWLGQPNDFMEVMGNIMENACKYCLEFVEVTAKTDHDSLTLIIDDDGPGVPENKRNLIFVRGQRVDTLRPGQGLGLSIAVEIIDQYDGEITINDSPLGGARVQVIFRQQTVPDS; this is translated from the coding sequence ATGTGGAAAAAGTTTAAATTTAAGCCATTATCTTTAAGAGCGCGTTTTTTATGTGCGACTTCAGCGGTCATTCTCGCACTGACGCTCTCTTATGGTATTGTTGCGATACTTGGCTATCTAATCAGTTTTGATAAAACAACCTACACATTGCTCCGTAGCCAAAGTAATTTAATCTATAGCTTAGCCCAGTGGCAAAACGATAAAATTGATATTCGTGTTCCACCTAATTTCACATTAAATAGCCCTGCATTAATCATAATTTATAACAATAAAGGACAAGTGCTTTGGCGGCAAAGGGAAGTTCCCGCTATTGAAAATCTTATTAACAAGAATTGGCTCAAGAAAGAAGGTTTATATGAAATTGATACGGACCTTAAAGAAACACGCCAATTACTTCAAAATAATCCTGAATATAGAAATAAGCTTGAAGAGATGACGGAGGATGATTTTCCTCTGACACACTCAGTCTCTATTAATAAGTATGAGCAATCTGAGAACTTACCTCCAGTGACCATTGTCGTTGTTGATACCCTTCCACAAGACTTGCAAAAAACGGGGGTAGTTTGGGAATGGTTTGGGTATGTATTACTTGCTAATTTATTATTAGTCATTCCATTAATTTGGTTAGCCGCTTATTGGAGTTTACGGCCAATTAAATCGTTAGTCTCACAAATTAGTAGCCTTGAAAAAGGTGAACGCGAAATGATGGATGAAAATCCGCCCTATGAATTACGCGGTTTAGTGCGAAATTTAAATAAGCTCCTCACCAATGAACGTAAACGCTACAGTAAATATCGTACAACGCTGTCAGATTTAACTCACAGTTTAAAAACGCCTCTTGCGGTTTTGCAATCGACATTGAGATCTCTTCGCACCGGTAAACAAATTTCTATAGAACAAGCAGAGCCAATTATGCTTGAGCAAATCGGTCGTATATCACAACAAGTGGGTTATTATTTACACCGCGCTTCGACACAAGGTGATAATAATCTTATGTTGCGCGAAATATCTTCTGTCCCAGCTTTAGTTGATAGCCTTGCTAGCGCTTTGCACAAGGTATATCAGAATAAAGGAGTTTCAATTACAGTTGATATTTCACCTGAAATGACTTGGTTAGGTCAACCCAATGATTTTATGGAAGTTATGGGTAATATTATGGAGAATGCCTGCAAATATTGCCTTGAATTTGTTGAGGTGACTGCAAAGACTGACCATGATTCACTAACCCTCATTATTGATGATGATGGACCCGGTGTACCAGAAAATAAACGTAACCTTATTTTTGTTCGTGGGCAACGCGTTGATACTTTACGACCGGGTCAAGGTCTTGGATTATCTATTGCAGTTGAGATCATTGACCAATATGATGGAGAAATCACGATTAATGATAGCCCGCTTGGTGGTGCGCGTGTGCAAGTCATATTCCGCCAACAAACTGTGCCCGATAGCTAA
- a CDS encoding cupin domain-containing protein has protein sequence MDYKLNLDWQSFLDSHWQKRPLLIKNGFTRFIDPISPDELAGLAMEDEVDSRLVSHKDGLWQVAHGPFESYDHLGEENWSVLVQAVDHWHHPSAALMKPFRVLSDWRMDDLMISYSVPGGGVGPHLDQYDVFIIQGEGRRRWRVGEKHPMKQHCPHPDLLQVQPFDAIIDEEMEPGDILYIPPGFPHEGYAIEPSLNYSVGFRAPNTRELISSFADYLISNDLGSYRYSDPDLSFRDNPAEILQGEQSKLREMMESLISDPELFRKWLGEYISQSRHELDIAPPEPAYEQDEIYDLLKTQQETLYKLNGLRALRVGDQFFVNGECLETSCYEAADSLCRFDSVNSEMLGDAIDDVNFIALITALINSGYWYFDD, from the coding sequence ATGGATTATAAACTGAATCTTGACTGGCAAAGTTTTCTAGACAGCCACTGGCAGAAACGCCCTTTACTGATTAAAAATGGTTTTACACGTTTTATTGATCCTATCTCGCCTGATGAGCTCGCGGGATTAGCAATGGAAGATGAGGTTGATAGTCGTCTTGTCAGCCATAAAGATGGCCTCTGGCAAGTTGCTCATGGTCCTTTTGAAAGTTATGATCATTTAGGTGAAGAAAATTGGTCAGTATTAGTACAAGCTGTTGACCATTGGCACCATCCAAGCGCTGCATTGATGAAACCATTTAGAGTTCTTTCTGACTGGCGTATGGATGATTTAATGATCTCCTATTCTGTCCCAGGAGGTGGTGTTGGCCCACATCTTGACCAATATGATGTGTTCATTATTCAAGGTGAAGGTCGTCGACGCTGGCGTGTAGGTGAAAAACATCCGATGAAGCAACATTGCCCGCATCCGGATCTCCTACAAGTTCAACCTTTCGATGCTATTATTGATGAAGAAATGGAACCGGGTGATATTCTTTATATTCCACCAGGATTTCCACACGAAGGTTATGCCATTGAACCTTCATTAAATTATTCTGTTGGTTTCCGTGCACCAAATACCCGTGAACTTATCAGTAGTTTCGCTGATTATTTAATTTCTAATGACCTTGGTAGTTATCGTTACAGCGATCCTGACCTCTCATTTAGAGATAATCCTGCTGAAATATTACAAGGTGAACAAAGTAAATTGCGCGAAATGATGGAGTCATTAATTAGTGATCCAGAACTCTTCCGCAAATGGCTTGGTGAATATATCTCGCAATCGCGCCATGAATTAGATATCGCACCACCAGAACCCGCTTATGAGCAAGATGAAATATATGATCTTCTCAAAACTCAGCAAGAAACATTGTATAAACTTAACGGTTTAAGAGCATTACGCGTTGGTGACCAATTTTTTGTCAACGGTGAATGTTTAGAAACATCCTGCTATGAAGCAGCTGACAGTTTATGCCGATTTGATTCAGTTAACAGTGAAATGCTAGGTGACGCAATTGATGACGTCAATTTTATTGCACTTATCACTGCGTTAATTAATAGTGGTTACTGGTATTTTGATGATTAA